A portion of the Misgurnus anguillicaudatus chromosome 16, ASM2758022v2, whole genome shotgun sequence genome contains these proteins:
- the gm2a gene encoding ganglioside GM2 activator, translating to MTRTVFFALFAANCFILESSCSFQSRDIQRFTKVLGFSWENCGKQGDAAQMKTLKVSPDPISIPGHLTAEASGTTSVALTSPLSVNVTLKREVAGLWVKIPCIEEIGSCHYPNVCDLLDQLFPPGQDCPEPLHTYGLPCHCPFKAGDYAFPSSDITIPDIELPSFLTNGNYKVQGVLGSSDGELGCLDISFSLHSQN from the exons ATGACACGCACTGTGTTTTTCGCTCTGTTCGCTGCAAACTGTTTTATACTGGAGAGCTCGTGCAGTTTTCAGAGCAGGGACATCCAGAGATTTACTAAG GTGTTAGGGTTTTCTTGGGAAAACTGCGGTAAGCAAGGTGATGCTGCACAGATGAAGACACTGAAAGTCTCTCCCGATCCCATTTCTATTCCTGGACACTTGACAGCAGAGGCATCGGGCACCACATCCGTAGCGTTGACCTCTCCACTTTCT gtgaaTGTGACACTGAAAAGAGAAGTGGCTGGTTTGTGGGTGAAAATACCATGTATAGAGGAAATAGGAAGTTGTCATTATCCTAATGTCTGTGACTTGCTCGATCAACTATTTCCTCCAGGACAAGACTGTCCTGAGCCTCTGCATACATATGGCCTGCCCTGCCATTGTCCATTTAAAGCT GGTGACTACGCATTTCCATCGTCAGATATCACCATACCTGATATTGAACTCCCCAGTTTCCTGACCAATGGCAACTATAAAGTGCAGGGTGTTTTAGGAAGTTCTGACGGAGAGTTGGGTTGCCTCGATATCAGCTTTTCTTTACACTCCCAAAACTAA